A region of Thermus oshimai DSM 12092 DNA encodes the following proteins:
- a CDS encoding TlpA family protein disulfide reductase, with protein sequence MRLLKFGLLGLALLLPALAVKLGDPLPPFALVDPKGQEVTPATLKKPAVIVFWASWCPVCRAEFPTLHKVAEETGVPFYVISREPKDTREVVLEYMKAYPRFIPLLAGKDKPHEVANRFRVTGQPWTFVVDGEGRVAAVFAGRAGREALLDALLLAGVDLP encoded by the coding sequence ATGCGGCTCTTAAAGTTCGGCCTTTTGGGGCTGGCCCTCCTCCTTCCCGCCCTGGCGGTGAAGCTGGGGGACCCCTTGCCCCCCTTTGCCCTGGTGGACCCCAAGGGGCAGGAGGTGACCCCGGCCACCCTGAAAAAGCCCGCGGTCATCGTCTTCTGGGCCAGCTGGTGCCCGGTCTGCCGGGCGGAGTTCCCCACCCTGCACAAGGTGGCCGAGGAAACGGGCGTGCCCTTCTACGTCATCAGCCGCGAGCCCAAGGACACCCGGGAGGTGGTCCTGGAGTACATGAAGGCTTACCCCCGGTTCATCCCCCTCCTCGCCGGAAAGGACAAGCCCCACGAGGTGGCGAACCGCTTCCGGGTCACGGGCCAGCCCTGGACCTTCGTGGTGGATGGGGAGGGGCGGGTGGCGGCGGTCTTCGCCGGCCGGGCCGGACGGGAGGCCCTGCTAGACGCCCTGCTCCTCGCCGGGGTGGACCTCCCATAG
- a CDS encoding c-type cytochrome — protein MIRFLPLLFLLSACGWMWDQPKVKAFREAPVEVALPEERIRFGDNLDLTARTGLKPEGGFAESPYLFAEGELLRGKTLYRSFCAICHGLTGEGDGRVIPLGMPRPRSFLDPAVRAQPEGYFYFAATNGFGRMLSYKGRIPERERWLIARYIKRCLVEEACPLEVTNAEVY, from the coding sequence GTGATTAGGTTCCTCCCTTTGCTCTTCCTCCTTTCCGCCTGCGGCTGGATGTGGGACCAGCCCAAGGTGAAGGCCTTCCGGGAAGCGCCGGTGGAGGTGGCCCTCCCCGAGGAGCGCATCCGCTTCGGCGACAACCTGGACCTCACCGCCCGCACCGGGCTCAAGCCCGAGGGGGGGTTTGCGGAAAGCCCCTACCTCTTCGCGGAAGGGGAGCTCCTGCGGGGCAAGACCCTCTACCGGAGCTTCTGCGCCATCTGCCACGGGCTTACCGGGGAGGGGGACGGGCGGGTGATCCCCTTGGGGATGCCCAGGCCCCGCTCCTTCCTGGACCCGGCGGTGCGGGCCCAGCCCGAGGGCTACTTCTACTTCGCCGCCACCAACGGCTTTGGCCGGATGCTCTCCTATAAGGGCCGGATCCCCGAACGGGAGCGCTGGCTCATCGCCCGCTACATCAAGCGGTGCCTCGTGGAGGAGGCCTGTCCTTTGGAGGTGACCAATGCAGAGGTCTATTGA
- the nrfD gene encoding NrfD/PsrC family molybdoenzyme membrane anchor subunit: protein MAKEPHPDRDLIQGEWTEKSLVEKLLEPVEKPTPRPWRVVLAVGAALTLAWLYALFVTLTRGLGTWGINQPVAWGFDIVHFVWWIGIGHAGTLISAILVLMRQNWRDSLNRVTEAMTLFAVLAAATYPLIHMGRPQLFYWVMPYPTHMALWPQYKSPLSWDVLAIMTYLTISTLFLYLGLIPDLALLRERSQGWRRKLYGWLSLGWTGNAVHWQRYRAVYVLLAGLATPVVISVHSVVSMDFAYGIVPGWHLTVFPPFFAAGAIYSGFAMALTLIIPLRRWYRLEGVITERHLDWMAKVTLASGLGVAYIYLLEIFIAWYSAEPAEWAQQLWRMTGPYAPYYWAMMLINVVLLQTLWFPRFRHNLTWLFVFSILANVGMWLERFVIVVISLSRDFLPGNAQLYFPTWVDWTLFLGTLGFFLFGLALFIRIFPPIAVAEMVHLFHKLRH from the coding sequence ATGGCTAAGGAACCCCACCCCGACCGGGACCTCATCCAAGGGGAGTGGACGGAAAAGAGCTTGGTGGAAAAGCTCCTGGAGCCGGTGGAGAAGCCCACCCCCAGGCCCTGGAGGGTGGTCCTGGCGGTGGGGGCGGCCCTCACCCTGGCCTGGCTCTACGCCCTCTTCGTCACCCTAACCCGGGGCCTCGGCACCTGGGGCATCAACCAGCCCGTGGCCTGGGGGTTTGACATCGTCCACTTCGTCTGGTGGATCGGCATCGGCCACGCGGGCACCCTCATCAGCGCCATCCTGGTCCTCATGCGCCAGAACTGGCGGGACTCCCTAAACCGGGTCACGGAGGCCATGACCCTCTTCGCCGTTCTCGCCGCGGCCACCTACCCCCTCATCCACATGGGGCGCCCGCAGCTCTTCTACTGGGTCATGCCCTACCCCACCCACATGGCCCTCTGGCCCCAGTACAAGAGCCCCCTCTCCTGGGACGTGCTGGCCATCATGACCTACCTCACCATCTCCACCCTCTTCCTCTACCTGGGCCTCATCCCCGACCTGGCCCTCCTAAGGGAGAGGAGCCAGGGCTGGCGCCGGAAGCTCTACGGCTGGCTCTCCTTGGGCTGGACGGGGAACGCGGTGCACTGGCAGCGCTACCGGGCGGTCTACGTCCTCCTGGCGGGCCTCGCCACCCCGGTGGTCATCAGCGTGCACTCCGTGGTGAGCATGGACTTCGCCTACGGCATCGTCCCCGGCTGGCACCTCACGGTCTTCCCCCCCTTCTTCGCCGCGGGGGCCATCTACTCGGGTTTCGCCATGGCCCTCACCCTCATCATCCCCTTAAGGAGGTGGTACCGGCTGGAGGGGGTGATCACCGAGCGCCACCTGGACTGGATGGCCAAGGTGACCCTGGCCTCGGGGCTGGGGGTGGCCTACATCTACCTCTTGGAGATCTTCATCGCCTGGTACTCCGCGGAGCCTGCGGAGTGGGCCCAGCAGCTTTGGCGCATGACCGGGCCCTACGCCCCCTACTACTGGGCCATGATGCTCATCAACGTGGTCCTGCTCCAGACCCTGTGGTTCCCCCGCTTCCGCCACAACCTTACCTGGCTTTTCGTCTTCTCCATCCTGGCCAACGTGGGCATGTGGCTGGAGCGCTTCGTCATCGTGGTCATCAGCCTCTCCCGGGATTTCCTTCCCGGAAACGCCCAGCTCTACTTCCCCACCTGGGTGGACTGGACCCTTTTCCTGGGCACCCTTGGGTTCTTCCTCTTTGGCCTGGCCCTCTTCATCCGCATCTTCCCCCCCATCGCCGTGGCGGAGATGGTGCACCTCTTCCACAAGCTCAGGCACTAG
- a CDS encoding DUF3341 domain-containing protein — protein sequence MLYGLMAYFDSPEKLLKALRALKGAGYRRLEALTPNPVDGIEEVLGGDGRIPWIAFLLGVLGAGLGLFLQVYTTLDYPHNAGGKPLLGWPAFIPVTFELTILTITVGIFLVLLYLNGLPLADHPAVRAKEYVRVLLDEYGVFVFASDPRFDPERTRAELLALGAEVEEVRRD from the coding sequence ATGCTCTACGGACTCATGGCCTACTTTGACTCGCCGGAGAAGCTCCTAAAGGCCCTAAGGGCCCTCAAGGGGGCGGGGTACCGGCGCCTCGAGGCTCTCACCCCGAACCCCGTGGACGGGATAGAGGAGGTCCTGGGGGGGGACGGGCGCATCCCCTGGATCGCCTTCCTCCTGGGGGTCTTGGGGGCGGGGCTGGGGCTTTTCCTCCAGGTCTACACCACCCTGGACTACCCCCACAACGCCGGGGGTAAGCCCCTTCTGGGCTGGCCCGCCTTCATCCCCGTGACCTTTGAGCTCACCATCCTCACCATCACCGTGGGGATCTTCCTGGTCCTCCTCTACCTCAACGGCCTCCCCCTGGCCGACCACCCCGCGGTGCGGGCTAAGGAATACGTGCGGGTCCTTTTGGACGAGTATGGGGTCTTCGTCTTCGCCTCCGACCCCCGGTTTGACCCCGAGCGCACCCGGGCGGAGCTTTTGGCCCTGGGGGCGGAGGTGGAGGAGGTGCGGCGTGATTAG
- a CDS encoding cytochrome c3 family protein — MRRRNRWVKTLFWGSVLGVFALLLVVFSGVAVGAFEQRTLPVEQPVPFSHAFHAGGLGLSCRYCHPSVERAAYAGLPPTETCMTCHTFIKPDSPNLAPVRRSWETGEPIRWNRVINLPDFVYFHHGAHVAKGVGCAECHGRVDQMQVVYQPQAFTMKFCLDCHRNPEARLRPKEQVFNLAYRPDPALGEKLKEIYHIRPPMELESCNTCHR; from the coding sequence ATGAGGCGAAGAAACCGCTGGGTCAAGACGCTCTTTTGGGGCTCGGTGCTGGGGGTGTTCGCCCTTCTCCTGGTGGTCTTCTCCGGGGTGGCGGTGGGGGCCTTTGAGCAGCGCACCCTTCCCGTGGAGCAGCCCGTGCCCTTCAGCCACGCCTTCCACGCGGGTGGGCTTGGGCTTTCCTGCCGCTACTGCCACCCCTCGGTGGAGCGGGCCGCCTACGCGGGCCTTCCCCCCACGGAGACCTGCATGACCTGCCACACCTTCATCAAGCCCGACAGCCCCAACCTGGCCCCCGTGCGCAGGAGCTGGGAGACGGGGGAGCCCATCCGGTGGAACCGGGTCATCAACCTCCCGGACTTCGTCTACTTCCACCACGGGGCCCACGTGGCCAAGGGGGTGGGGTGCGCGGAGTGCCACGGCCGGGTGGACCAGATGCAGGTGGTCTACCAACCCCAGGCCTTCACCATGAAGTTCTGCCTGGACTGCCACCGCAACCCCGAGGCGCGCTTACGGCCCAAGGAGCAGGTCTTCAACCTGGCCTACCGGCCGGACCCCGCCCTGGGCGAGAAGCTGAAGGAGATCTACCACATCCGGCCCCCCATGGAGCTGGAAAGCTGCAACACCTGCCACCGCTAG
- the ispE gene encoding 4-(cytidine 5'-diphospho)-2-C-methyl-D-erythritol kinase translates to MERVAVGKVNLGLSLLGRRPDGYHELHTLFAALSFGDRLLLEPIPEGIQFRGRYGRRNLAYRAAEAYLEAAGWPGGVRIVLEKALPEGAGLGGGSSDAAQVLLALKELYPKEVDLEALALSLGADVPFFLRGGVAEGRGVGERLRPLALPPLPVVVFAPGVRLPTPRVYGEVKPHDFAPELPVEEIVRALEGGEEPPYWNSLEGPAFRLHPELKEVKARLKALGLRGVLLSGSGSAFFGLAEDEAHAERAARALRYHGFARAGWLGGGYGSLGGLAGAKTGASS, encoded by the coding sequence ATGGAGCGCGTAGCGGTGGGCAAGGTCAACCTGGGGCTTTCCCTATTGGGAAGGCGGCCCGACGGCTACCACGAGCTCCACACCCTCTTCGCCGCCCTTTCCTTCGGGGACCGGCTCCTTTTGGAGCCCATCCCCGAGGGCATCCAGTTCCGGGGGCGCTACGGCCGCAGGAACCTGGCCTACCGGGCGGCGGAGGCCTACCTGGAGGCCGCGGGCTGGCCTGGGGGGGTGCGCATCGTTCTGGAGAAGGCCCTTCCCGAGGGGGCGGGGCTTGGGGGAGGGAGTTCGGACGCGGCCCAGGTCCTCCTGGCCCTAAAGGAGCTTTACCCCAAGGAGGTGGACCTCGAGGCCCTGGCCCTCTCCCTGGGGGCCGATGTCCCCTTCTTCCTCCGGGGCGGGGTGGCCGAGGGCCGGGGGGTGGGGGAGCGGCTTAGGCCCCTCGCCCTTCCCCCCTTGCCCGTGGTGGTCTTCGCCCCGGGGGTCCGCCTCCCCACCCCCAGGGTGTACGGGGAGGTGAAGCCCCACGACTTCGCCCCTGAGCTCCCGGTGGAGGAGATCGTGAGGGCCCTGGAAGGGGGAGAGGAGCCCCCCTACTGGAATAGCCTGGAAGGCCCCGCCTTCCGCCTCCACCCGGAGCTTAAGGAGGTGAAGGCCAGGCTCAAGGCCCTGGGGCTAAGGGGGGTGCTCCTTTCCGGTTCGGGGAGCGCCTTCTTCGGCCTGGCGGAGGACGAGGCCCACGCGGAGCGGGCGGCCCGGGCCCTCCGGTATCATGGGTTTGCCCGGGCGGGCTGGCTTGGGGGTGGGTATGGATCGCTTGGAGGCCTTGCTGGGGCCAAGACAGGAGCTTCTTCATGA
- a CDS encoding metal-binding protein, with the protein MPSGRVHEAINLTVLGALALLGVETQGPVFWEDPRLLPFALGYLGGTFLLSPDLDLAEKGVRASRRWGVLGLLWRPYGWLFRHRGLSHTWVLGPLTRLGYLAFLLALLYGLLQGVSLLLGASWTLALPPWPEEALWAALFGYYLSQWLHLIADGIFPDHDLKRLRRPR; encoded by the coding sequence ATGCCTTCCGGCCGCGTTCACGAGGCCATCAACCTCACGGTCCTGGGGGCCCTGGCCCTCCTGGGTGTGGAAACGCAGGGCCCGGTCTTCTGGGAAGACCCCCGCCTCCTCCCCTTCGCCCTGGGCTACCTGGGGGGCACCTTCCTCCTAAGCCCGGACCTGGACCTGGCGGAAAAGGGGGTAAGGGCCAGCCGCCGCTGGGGGGTTTTGGGGCTTCTCTGGCGCCCTTACGGCTGGCTTTTCCGCCACCGGGGGCTTTCCCACACCTGGGTCCTGGGCCCCCTCACCCGGTTGGGGTACCTGGCCTTCCTCCTCGCCCTCCTGTATGGCCTCCTCCAGGGGGTTTCCCTCCTCCTTGGGGCCTCCTGGACCCTGGCCCTTCCCCCCTGGCCGGAGGAGGCCCTCTGGGCGGCCCTTTTCGGCTACTACCTTTCCCAGTGGCTCCACCTCATCGCCGACGGCATCTTTCCCGACCACGACCTGAAGCGCTTGAGGCGGCCAAGGTGA
- a CDS encoding CarD family transcriptional regulator, which translates to MKEFRPGDKVVLPPYGVGVVAGIAQRSVSGVSRSYYQVDFPGSRSKAYVPVEAPQSVGMRKALSPEEVPVILDLLKNGRMPLPKQWAARHRKTSEILADGNPYRIAQMAGQLRAWELERGLPDLDRQALRRAIYLLAEEVAQTLEITLQEAKRLFEDAWGEELN; encoded by the coding sequence GTGAAAGAGTTCCGTCCCGGGGACAAGGTGGTCCTACCCCCTTACGGGGTAGGCGTGGTGGCCGGCATCGCCCAAAGGAGCGTCAGCGGCGTGAGCCGATCCTACTACCAGGTGGACTTCCCCGGCTCCCGCTCCAAGGCCTACGTACCCGTGGAAGCCCCCCAAAGCGTGGGCATGCGCAAGGCCTTGAGCCCCGAGGAGGTCCCGGTCATCCTGGACCTCCTTAAAAACGGCCGCATGCCCCTCCCCAAGCAGTGGGCCGCCCGCCACCGCAAGACCAGCGAGATCCTGGCGGACGGCAACCCCTACCGCATCGCCCAGATGGCGGGGCAGCTCAGGGCCTGGGAGCTGGAACGGGGCCTGCCCGACCTGGACCGCCAAGCCCTGCGGCGGGCCATTTACCTCCTGGCCGAGGAGGTGGCCCAGACCCTGGAGATCACCCTCCAGGAGGCCAAGCGCCTGTTTGAGGACGCCTGGGGCGAGGAGCTCAACTAG
- a CDS encoding TetR/AcrR family transcriptional regulator, with protein MKGKGACGKLGVVAATVSPSGALAKEKKRAILEATLAVLRERGLSGLKMEEVARRAEVGKGTIYLYFRDKKDLLKALVEERTWAFYREVEEEVRRKAPFFLRLEALLQKRLAWIDEWRGLWAAVAREAMEDPTPWLKGLHEHYLHLLEELIRSGQEEGAVRPELSPRPTAAVIAALGCSPQLETEAYMEHLLLVLRKGVAP; from the coding sequence ATGAAAGGGAAAGGGGCCTGTGGTAAACTGGGGGTCGTGGCCGCGACGGTATCCCCCTCGGGGGCGCTTGCCAAGGAAAAGAAGAGGGCCATCCTCGAGGCCACCTTGGCCGTCCTCCGGGAGCGGGGGCTTTCCGGGCTCAAGATGGAGGAGGTGGCCCGGAGAGCGGAGGTGGGCAAGGGCACCATCTACCTCTATTTCCGCGACAAAAAGGACCTCCTAAAGGCCCTGGTGGAGGAGCGAACCTGGGCTTTTTACCGCGAGGTGGAAGAGGAGGTGCGCCGGAAGGCGCCCTTTTTTCTTCGCCTCGAGGCCCTCTTGCAGAAGCGCCTGGCCTGGATAGACGAGTGGCGGGGGCTCTGGGCCGCGGTGGCCCGGGAGGCCATGGAGGACCCCACCCCCTGGCTCAAGGGCCTCCACGAGCACTACCTCCACCTCCTGGAGGAGCTCATCCGGAGCGGCCAGGAGGAGGGGGCGGTGCGGCCCGAGCTCTCCCCCCGCCCCACCGCCGCCGTGATCGCGGCCCTGGGGTGCAGCCCCCAGCTGGAAACCGAAGCCTACATGGAGCACCTCCTTCTGGTGCTCCGGAAAGGAGTGGCGCCGTGA
- the ispD gene encoding 2-C-methyl-D-erythritol 4-phosphate cytidylyltransferase: MGLVEVSVLIPAAGEGQRLGLGPKAFLKVGGKTLLEWTLSAFQEAAEVLVALPPGVEPPRGLRAVFLEGGPTRQASVARLLQAASLPLVLVHDVARPFVSRALVERVLSATRAQGAAVPVLPLPDTLIRPEGEAYGEVVPREALRQVQTPQGFFTALLREAHAYAEKKALSATDDAQLVRALGYPVALVEGERAAFKITYPEDLLLAEALARVWSA; encoded by the coding sequence ATGGGCCTTGTGGAGGTCTCCGTCCTCATCCCCGCCGCCGGGGAGGGCCAGCGCTTGGGCCTAGGCCCCAAGGCGTTCCTAAAGGTGGGGGGGAAGACCCTTTTGGAGTGGACCCTTTCCGCCTTCCAGGAGGCGGCGGAGGTCCTGGTGGCCCTGCCCCCCGGGGTCGAGCCCCCTAGAGGCCTGAGGGCGGTCTTCCTGGAAGGGGGGCCCACCCGCCAGGCCTCCGTGGCCCGCCTCCTACAGGCGGCAAGCCTCCCCCTGGTCCTGGTGCACGACGTGGCCCGGCCCTTCGTGAGCCGCGCTTTGGTGGAGCGGGTCCTCTCCGCCACCCGGGCCCAGGGGGCCGCGGTGCCCGTCCTTCCCCTCCCCGACACCCTCATCCGCCCCGAGGGGGAGGCCTACGGGGAGGTGGTGCCCCGGGAGGCCCTGCGCCAGGTCCAGACCCCCCAGGGCTTCTTCACCGCCCTCCTACGGGAGGCCCACGCCTACGCGGAGAAGAAGGCCCTTTCCGCCACGGACGACGCCCAGCTGGTGCGCGCCCTGGGCTACCCCGTGGCCCTGGTGGAGGGGGAGCGGGCGGCCTTCAAGATCACCTACCCCGAAGACCTCCTCCTGGCGGAGGCCTTGGCCCGGGTATGGAGCGCGTAG
- the tsaE gene encoding tRNA (adenosine(37)-N6)-threonylcarbamoyltransferase complex ATPase subunit type 1 TsaE encodes MRKLLERTLVGLEDTQALAQALLPLLPPGAVVALQGPLGAGKTTLVRFLAEALGFRGRVTSPTYTLIHHYPTPEGEVVHADLYRLKDPRALVPLLEAAREGARLVLLEWGAPEMGADFLLTLTPLGEARRAELWEVHPGEEQGV; translated from the coding sequence ATGCGGAAGCTTCTGGAGCGAACCCTGGTGGGCCTCGAGGACACCCAGGCCCTGGCCCAAGCCCTCCTCCCCCTCCTCCCCCCGGGGGCGGTGGTGGCCCTACAGGGCCCCTTGGGGGCGGGGAAGACCACCCTGGTGCGCTTCCTGGCGGAGGCCTTGGGCTTTAGGGGCCGGGTCACCAGCCCCACCTACACCCTCATCCACCACTACCCCACCCCGGAAGGGGAGGTGGTCCACGCGGACCTCTACCGCCTAAAGGACCCCCGGGCCCTCGTCCCCCTCCTGGAGGCCGCCCGGGAGGGGGCCAGGCTGGTCCTCTTGGAGTGGGGGGCGCCGGAGATGGGGGCGGACTTCCTCCTCACCCTCACCCCCCTGGGGGAGGCCCGGCGGGCGGAGCTATGGGAGGTCCACCCCGGCGAGGAGCAGGGCGTCTAG
- a CDS encoding 4Fe-4S dicluster domain-containing protein, whose protein sequence is MKARRGFEEALENTLFREEFPFGAVTRRGFLALGLASLAACTPNVRRKGVPFVRQPEWVVEGGRAEYVAAPPHAGFAEPVLVRTYQERPLFMAPLAEAMSPYPLAGLYALYDPARKGKAPDWEGFFAAWRRALAEGETLLVLPRVTSPRLEALLERAQRRFPNLRPLYFEAWSLENVYLGAELLFGRRAWPVYRPEAAETVLLLDLDLHEHPAGYALWGALAKRRVPPMNRIYAVESGASLLGTMADHRLALKPSGVEAFLRALAQALGILPGSPPSDYGGFLPALAEDLERGGLLLPGVHLSPGAQALAMAVNARLQAPVAYVEPPERVAATPRAWAEAQEAPRVVWAAEGPEPDLKGKAFAARLSLYPRSAPYSLPLAHPLETTQQARDAFGRLWLSQGLLLPLWGGKGLEEVLAGLLGEELPAYTPEEKRALAEGRPLEEARPLALTPRPGLEGRLPPPPEEAPLELTLRPDAGLYDGRYRENPYLQELPRPLTRLVWDGALLLSEKDAEGLGLLEGVRARERKGDGRRPLLRVKAEGKEGLLPLWVEPALPAGSAVASLAHLFLPGAGPYGVELEATGRDYPLVSTQYHGHLGEVEAVRVMGEEEALKAEAHGEKHISFYPPWPEGEHAWAMSVDLSRCLGCGLCTLACQVENNIPVVGKEEVAKGREMHWIRIDRYYSEEGVLHQPVMCQHCEKAPCEAVCPVAATEHSPEGLNLMVYNRCVGTKYCSANCPYKARRFNFFSYGEAFVGKGDPRKAKESPLALLMNPEVTVRSRGVMEKCTYCVQRIEQARAQAAVEGRALRTGEIRTACQEVCPGKAIHFGDLKDPEDPIQAHRKEGRHYFLLEEANTWPRTGYLAHLKNKNPKLEANHG, encoded by the coding sequence ATGAAGGCACGACGCGGGTTTGAAGAGGCGCTGGAAAACACCCTTTTTCGCGAGGAGTTTCCCTTTGGGGCCGTGACCCGGCGGGGCTTCTTGGCCCTGGGCCTCGCCTCCTTGGCGGCCTGCACCCCCAACGTACGGCGCAAGGGGGTGCCCTTCGTGCGGCAGCCGGAGTGGGTGGTGGAGGGCGGGCGGGCGGAGTACGTGGCCGCCCCGCCCCACGCGGGCTTTGCCGAACCCGTGCTGGTGCGCACCTACCAGGAAAGGCCCCTCTTCATGGCTCCCCTTGCCGAGGCCATGAGCCCCTACCCCCTGGCCGGGCTCTACGCCCTGTACGACCCCGCCCGCAAGGGGAAGGCCCCGGACTGGGAGGGGTTTTTCGCCGCCTGGCGGAGGGCTTTGGCCGAGGGGGAGACCCTCCTCGTCCTCCCCCGGGTGACCTCCCCCCGCCTCGAGGCCCTCCTGGAGCGGGCTCAAAGGCGCTTTCCCAACCTTAGGCCCCTCTACTTTGAGGCCTGGAGCCTGGAGAACGTCTACCTGGGGGCGGAGCTCCTCTTTGGGCGGCGGGCCTGGCCGGTCTACCGCCCCGAGGCGGCGGAGACCGTGCTCCTCCTGGACCTGGACCTCCACGAGCACCCCGCGGGCTACGCCCTCTGGGGGGCCCTGGCCAAGCGGCGCGTCCCCCCCATGAACCGCATCTACGCGGTGGAAAGCGGGGCAAGCCTCCTTGGAACCATGGCCGACCACCGCCTGGCCCTGAAGCCCTCCGGGGTGGAGGCCTTCCTCCGGGCCCTGGCCCAGGCCCTGGGGATCCTCCCCGGCTCGCCCCCTTCGGACTACGGGGGCTTCCTCCCCGCCCTGGCGGAGGACCTGGAGCGGGGAGGGCTCCTCCTCCCTGGGGTCCACCTCTCCCCCGGGGCCCAGGCCCTGGCCATGGCGGTGAACGCCCGGCTCCAGGCCCCCGTGGCCTACGTGGAGCCCCCGGAGCGGGTGGCCGCCACCCCCCGGGCCTGGGCGGAGGCCCAGGAGGCCCCCCGGGTGGTCTGGGCCGCGGAGGGGCCGGAGCCGGACCTAAAGGGCAAGGCCTTCGCCGCCCGCCTCAGCCTCTACCCCCGCTCGGCCCCCTACAGCCTCCCCCTGGCCCACCCCCTGGAGACCACCCAGCAGGCCCGGGACGCCTTTGGGCGGCTTTGGCTTTCCCAGGGCCTCCTCCTGCCCCTTTGGGGAGGGAAGGGCCTGGAGGAGGTCCTGGCCGGGCTTCTTGGGGAGGAGCTTCCCGCCTACACCCCGGAGGAGAAGCGGGCCCTGGCGGAGGGAAGGCCCCTGGAGGAGGCCCGGCCCTTGGCCCTAACCCCAAGGCCGGGCCTGGAGGGCCGCCTACCCCCGCCCCCGGAGGAGGCCCCCCTGGAGCTCACCCTCCGCCCGGACGCGGGCCTCTACGACGGCCGCTACCGGGAAAACCCCTACCTGCAGGAGCTCCCCCGTCCCCTCACCCGCCTGGTCTGGGACGGGGCCCTGCTCCTTTCGGAAAAGGACGCGGAGGGCCTGGGCCTCCTGGAAGGGGTGCGGGCCCGGGAGCGCAAGGGGGATGGGCGCCGCCCCCTCCTTAGGGTGAAGGCGGAGGGCAAGGAGGGGCTTCTCCCCCTTTGGGTGGAGCCCGCCCTCCCTGCGGGGAGCGCGGTGGCCTCGTTGGCCCACCTCTTCCTTCCGGGCGCGGGGCCTTACGGGGTGGAGCTGGAGGCCACCGGCCGGGACTACCCCCTGGTCTCCACCCAGTACCACGGGCACCTGGGGGAGGTGGAGGCGGTCCGGGTCATGGGGGAGGAGGAGGCCCTTAAGGCCGAGGCCCACGGGGAAAAGCACATCTCCTTCTACCCCCCCTGGCCGGAGGGGGAGCACGCCTGGGCCATGAGCGTGGACTTAAGCCGCTGCCTGGGGTGTGGGCTTTGCACCCTGGCCTGCCAGGTGGAGAACAACATCCCCGTGGTGGGCAAGGAGGAGGTGGCCAAGGGGCGGGAGATGCACTGGATCCGCATAGACCGCTACTACTCGGAAGAGGGGGTCCTCCACCAGCCCGTGATGTGCCAGCACTGCGAGAAGGCCCCCTGCGAGGCGGTCTGCCCCGTGGCGGCCACGGAGCACTCCCCCGAGGGCCTGAACCTCATGGTCTACAACCGCTGCGTGGGCACCAAGTACTGCTCCGCCAACTGCCCCTACAAGGCCCGGCGCTTTAACTTCTTCTCCTACGGGGAGGCCTTCGTGGGGAAGGGGGACCCCCGCAAGGCCAAGGAAAGCCCCTTAGCCCTCCTCATGAACCCCGAGGTCACGGTGCGGAGCCGCGGGGTTATGGAGAAGTGCACCTACTGCGTCCAGCGCATTGAGCAGGCCCGGGCCCAGGCGGCGGTGGAGGGCCGGGCCCTGCGCACCGGGGAGATCCGCACCGCCTGCCAGGAGGTCTGCCCGGGGAAGGCCATCCACTTCGGCGACCTCAAGGACCCGGAAGACCCCATCCAGGCCCACCGCAAGGAGGGCCGCCACTACTTCCTGCTGGAGGAGGCCAACACCTGGCCCCGCACCGGCTACCTGGCCCACCTGAAGAACAAGAACCCCAAGCTGGAGGCGAACCATGGCTAA